A DNA window from Schistocerca gregaria isolate iqSchGreg1 chromosome 2, iqSchGreg1.2, whole genome shotgun sequence contains the following coding sequences:
- the LOC126335881 gene encoding uncharacterized protein LOC126335881 gives MSTTETNTNTDNTQDPVETDLIRMYREMQTNLMSQYAAQVVENVASQMQAHTENVAAQIGTVNTRVENVAAQMQAHTENVAAQIGTVNTRVENVAAQMQAHTENVAAQIGTVNTRVENVAAQMQAHTDNVTAQINAVTTQIASVTTQMDKIDNDVKNLTDMQNNLTTQLTQLKREVADQVVEVVREDLNYMSQDIDNLKSTVKDMPEQIRTLTENFEAMSFQQTELSVKMQEAVDQVDDMTKQQKQQFDEFLEEKDKHINHTLETELKKAITNTVEQVYITQNTSVTKLQTDLAQLQKTVTQDLPDWKKTCRRATEE, from the coding sequence atgtcgactacagaaacaaatacgaatactgacaatacacaagacccagtagaaacagaccttatacgcatgtatagagagatgcagacaaatttaatgtcgcagtatgcagctcaagttgtagaaaatgttgcgtcacaaatgcaagctcacacagaaaatgttgcagctcagataggtactgttaacacacgagtagaaaatgttgcagcacaaatgcaagctcacacagaaaatgttgcagctcagataggtactgttaacacacgagtagaaaatgttgcagcacaaatgcaagctcacacagaaaatgttgcagctcagataggtactgttaacacacgagtagaaaatgttgcagcacaaatgcaagctcacacagacaatgtcacagcgcagataaacgctgtcactacccagatagccagtgtaacgacacaaatggacaaaatagacaatgacgtgaagaacctgaccgacatgcaaaataatctgacgactcaactgacccagttaaaaagagaggtagcagatcaagtggtagaggtagtacgcgaagatttaaattacatgagccaagacattgataacttaaagtccacagttaaggatatgccagaacagatccgtaccttaaccgaaaattttgaagctatgagttttcaacagaccgagcttagtgtcaaaatgcaggaggctgtagaccaagttgatgacatgacgaaacaacaaaaacagcagtttgacgaatttttagaggaaaaagacaaacatatcaaccatacattagaaacagaactgaaaaaagcaataactaacactgtagaacaggtgtacattacccaaaacacgtctgtaactaaacttcaaactgacctagctcagttacaaaagactgtgacacaggacttacctgactggaaaaaaacatgtagacgagcaactgaagagtaa